A genomic window from Carcharodon carcharias isolate sCarCar2 chromosome X, sCarCar2.pri, whole genome shotgun sequence includes:
- the LOC121273256 gene encoding protein canopy homolog 2-like: MRGSGSEQLIQPELLHGMEQVLVSYSRSEMFLIELLEHVCEHMKDYGEQVDPDTHRSSYVRVLSRDGDRIELPNTQFTQDITSNLKRACEKLAEEYEDEFIEFFSRESNNVKDLLCSKRTDLCDHALHARHDEL, encoded by the exons ATGCGCGGCAGTGGGAGCGAGCAGCTGATCCAGCCCGAGCTGCTCCATGGGATGGAGCAAGTGCTG GTTTCCTACTCCAGGTCAGAGATGTTCCTGATCGAGTTGCTGGAACATGTGTGTGAGCACATGAAGGATTATGGTGAACAGGTCGATCCCGACACACACCGAAGCAGCTACGTTAGAGTTCTCAGCCGGGATGGTGACAGGATCGAACTCCccaacacacagttcacccaggacATCACCTCCAATTTAAAACGAGCT TGTGAGAAACTCGCTGAGGAATATGAAGATGAATTCATCGAGTTTTTCTCTCGCGAATCCAACAATGTGAAAGACCTCCTGTGCAGCAAGAGAACAG ACTTGTGTGACCACGCTCTCCACGCGCGTCACGATGAGCTCTGA